Proteins encoded by one window of Halichondria panicea chromosome 8, odHalPani1.1, whole genome shotgun sequence:
- the LOC135339981 gene encoding uncharacterized protein LOC135339981 isoform X3, whose translation MPRQAKVQAKRNMFVDSPSENEHEVETEDSNPTSTDSDVEEQEDNVERAPSEQPTASTTSTTKKSKRVRKLGVRTPTLILTDPHPRPDPKRRKKTDTDDGNDNTVTKEDVTYAENGQVWINGKCYSQK comes from the exons ATGCCACGGCAGGCTAAAGTACAGGCTAAGAGGAACATGTTCGTGGATTCGCCCTCTGAAAAC GAGCATGAAGTGGAGACCGAG gaTTCTAACCCTACGTCCACGGATTCAGATGTT GAGGAGCAGGAGGACAACGTGGAGAGA GCCCCTTCCGAACAACCCACAGCCTCCACAACCTCCACCACT AAGAAGTCCAAGCGTGTCAGGAAACTGGGGGTACGTACCCCCACCCTGATCCTCACCGACCCTCACCCG AGACCTGATCCCAAAAGGAGGAAGAAGACGGATACA gACGATGGCAACGACAATACAGTGACTAAAGAAGATGTAACGTATGCTGAAAATGGGCAAGTATGGATCAATGGAAAGTGTTACAGCCAAAAGTGA